The segment ACGGTGATGAGGTCTCCCTGCTGGACGACGTGGTTGCCCGATATCCAGGTAGCGGCCATTCCAGTGCTGTTTGCGCCGTAGCTGACATTGGCGACGGCGTTGTTTGTGCCCTGAACAAAGGTCAGCACCTTGTTGGTGTTACCGCTGACGTACTGGATCGAAACGAGGTCCATGTTGACCGATGGGCTACCGGCCTGCAGCCTGATCTGGATGGTCAGGTCGGTGATGATCTCATATGCATGTGTGTCGGTATCGACTGTGCCCATAACATCCTGGACCACGAATCCGGGAGCAACGCTCGGGATCTGCACTCCTTTCGGTCCTGCCGATGCACCCTCACCGATCGCATTCTCGGCACACACTTTGTACCAATAGCTCCGACCGCTGGTCAGGCCTGTATCGACATATGCCAGTCCCGAGAGCGAGGCTATCAGGGCGTAGACCCCGCCAGAGGTCGTGGACCGGTACAAATTATAGCCAGTGATGATGCTGCCGCCATTGAACCATGGAGCGGTCCAATTCAAATTAACTTGCGCGTTACTAGCGAAGGCGGTTAGTCCGATAGGGGCGGTCGGAGTCAATCCTGGAGTGACTACTATAACATTCGATCTAGCACCTTCGCCGACGATATTCAAAGCACTGACGGTGTAATAGTAGACCGAGCCATTTTTGAGAGAGGTTCCAGTAAAGGTTATGAGGGAGCTATCGAGAGTGGCGAGGAGCATCCCTTCACCCGAGGTTGTGCTGCGGTAGACCTTGTAGTCGGTGATACTACTGCCGCCATTGAACTTTGGCGCTGTCCAGTTCAAAGTTACGTCACCGTTTCCTGCGGTGGCGGTCAATCCGGTCGGGGCATTCGGTACCGTGGCCGGAGTTGATACGACGGAGTTGGACAGATATCCTTCCCCGGCCAGATTATGTGCGGCAACGGTAAAAGTATGTGACGATCCGTCCGTCAGACCGTCGATTGTTGCGGTTAATCCAGTCTGTTTTTCTGTCAGGACGCTTCCATCCTGATAGATGACATAGTAATCAATGATATTTCCACCATCGGACGATGGCGCTGTCCAGTTCAGGGATACTTGTGCGATCCCTGCCGTCGCCATAAGTCCAGTCGGGGCTTTAGGAACTGTGAACGGCACAGTTAGGACCATGTCGGTCTTTATGCCTTCACCTGCAGAATTGACCGCACTGACATAGTACCAATAGCTCTGACCGTTGGTCAAGCCAGTATCGGTATATGTCAGTCCCGAGGGCGAAGCGATTTGGGTATAGATACCGTCAGAGGTCGTGGACCGGTACAGCTTATAGCCTGTGATGGCACTGTTACCATTATCTGTTGGGGCCTGCCAGTTCAGTCTGGATTGAGTATTTCCAGAAATAGCTTGTATGTGTTGCGGAGCGGTAGGGGTCTTTGGCGCCATGGACACAGCGAGCGTACTGACCAGGATCAGAACCGCTACCACGGCGACCACCGCTACGACGATCAAATTGTTTCTTTTCATACTATCTCGCCCCTTCCAAGATGATTATCGAAATATGGATGACTTACCCTGGTTTTGCGAGGCCCCAATTATAGCTTAATACTTTGGGGATAGTTATCATATCCAATGTCCATGGGGAGATTGATCTCCAATCGGCCCATTATCCGTTCGAACGGATCTTTTTCTACTTCCCCCGATTCGTGGTTCAAACATGTTCGTTACAGGATGATATCCTTATGTCCAATCCAAATGTCGCACTGTAGTTATGGCACGACATTATTCTTTTCGTCCGACCATGTAGACGATGTGAAAAAATTACTGTGACCTTTTACAAGAAGCATTTTACGATTTGTTGTTCAGGTTCTTGACGACTTGATGGCCTTTTATCATTAATGAGCCGAACAGGTCGACTGAATACTTTATGCCATGTCAAAATAATTCATTTTTGGGTCAATTAATATGTCCTTGGGATAGATTGATAACTCTGCAAACGAACAGCGTATGGGGGAAGTGATGCGATACTGGATAGGTAGAGAAAGGAACGAAGACAAAGGCCCGCAGAGATTATTACATTCTCAGCAAATCGACCATGGGCGCCATCAGAATATCTCCAATGCCCCAGCTTTTTCTTTGAGGTGTGAAAATGGAGATTAGGATCCCTATGATGATCCAAGATGAGTCGACATCCATCAAAAAGGTGACCCGTCTTGTCGAAAGGACCACCCTCAACGGTAAGTTCTTTCTTGATGGGCCCATAACGCAAAAAGTCGCAATCTTGGACTTCGAACCAAACACAGGGGAACTTCTGCCCGGAGCAGTTCTTTTACCTCCCGATAATAAACGGAAATTTAGGGAATACAAGGTCGACAAGAATAATATTTATTCTGATGATTTTATCAAGGTCAGCGTTTTTGCCACCGTTTTAAAAACGATGCAGATGTTCGAGGAGGAGGACAACCTTGGCAGACCGCTCACCTGGGCTTTCGGAGCCCCTCAACTACTGGTCATCCCAAGAGCCGGAGAGATGGCGAACGCCTATTATGAAAGAATATCCCATAGTCTGCAGTTCTTCCATTTCCCAAACCAGTTCCTTAAGGGCAAGACCGTCTATACTGGCCTCTCAAGAGACATCGTTGCCCATGAAACCGCCCACGCCATTCTGGACGGGATCGCCCCCCATCTCTATGATGCCATCACACCCCAGTCCCTGGCGTTGCATGAGGGAATCGCCGATCTGAGCGCTTTACTGATGGCTTTCAGAAGTGGGGATCTGCGTGAAAGGGTCCTCGGCCAGACAGGTGGGTCTCTCGAGCAATCGACCGCCTTCAACTCACTTGCAGAGGAATTTGGCCGTGCCCTTGAAGCCAGCGGCCGGAGGGGCTACCTGCGCAACATGTTCAATCAGAAGACCCTCTGCCCCAAGGATGAAACCCTCGACCCCGAAGGAAAGCCCAACCGGGTGTCCCGCAGCGAACCACACGAGCTCAGTGAGGTGATAACCGGGGCCCTCTATGCCGTTATGGTCAAGATGCATACTGCACTCTGCCGAGAGCTGGCGGAGAAGAATAACAAATCAGAGTTCTCAGTCTCGGGATTGGCCTTGTTCATCGCCGGTGAGCGCTTTAAGCGGATTACCCTCCGCGCCTTGGATCTTATTGCCCCTGGGGAGGCCTCGTTCTCGGACTATGGACGGGCCATCATCGCCTCCGACCAGGTGTCTCACCCCGACGATGAACAGGAGCGTAAATGGATCGTTGATGAGTTCCTAAAACGCTGCATCATTTCGAACCGGGAGGACCTGAGGGTGGAGACGGACTTTTATGCTCCGGAGATGGAGGGTGTTGACCTGCCCTCCTTGATTACGAGTGACTGGTATGCCTACCAATTTGCTGAGAAGAACCGCCATTTCCTGTCCATTCCTCCAGATGTCCCGTTCGCAGTAGAACCTCGTCTGGATGTCAGTAAGACAAATTATCATCAGGGTG is part of the Methanomassiliicoccales archaeon genome and harbors:
- a CDS encoding fibronectin type III domain-containing protein, whose product is MKRNNLIVVAVVAVVAVLILVSTLAVSMAPKTPTAPQHIQAISGNTQSRLNWQAPTDNGNSAITGYKLYRSTTSDGIYTQIASPSGLTYTDTGLTNGQSYWYYVSAVNSAGEGIKTDMVLTVPFTVPKAPTGLMATAGIAQVSLNWTAPSSDGGNIIDYYVIYQDGSVLTEKQTGLTATIDGLTDGSSHTFTVAAHNLAGEGYLSNSVVSTPATVPNAPTGLTATAGNGDVTLNWTAPKFNGGSSITDYKVYRSTTSGEGMLLATLDSSLITFTGTSLKNGSVYYYTVSALNIVGEGARSNVIVVTPGLTPTAPIGLTAFASNAQVNLNWTAPWFNGGSIITGYNLYRSTTSGGVYALIASLSGLAYVDTGLTSGRSYWYKVCAENAIGEGASAGPKGVQIPSVAPGFVVQDVMGTVDTDTHAYEIITDLTIQIRLQAGSPSVNMDLVSIQYVSGNTNKVLTFVQGTNNAVANVSYGANSTGMAATWISGNHVVQQGDLITVGITGLTLGYTAAATVKIVPANGSSTLISFVTPSYYSTAYVNLK